From the Peromyscus leucopus breed LL Stock chromosome 8b, UCI_PerLeu_2.1, whole genome shotgun sequence genome, one window contains:
- the LOC114706926 gene encoding keratin-associated protein 5-5-like codes for MTNSCCSPCCQPTCCRTTCCRTTCWTPSCVSSCCQPCCQPSCCGSSCCQPCCQPTCCRTCFQPSCVSSCCRTPCCQPCCCVSSCCQPCCQPSCCKPCCCKPCCQPSCCKPCCCKPCCQPCCCKPCCQPCCCKPCCQPCCCKPCCQPCCCKPCCQPCCCQPCCCQPCCCQPCCKPCCQPCCCKPCCQPCCCKPCCCKPCCQPCCCKPCCQPCCCKPCCQPCCCKPCCQPCCCKPCCQPCCCKPCCCKPCCQPCCCKPCCQPCCCKPCCQLCCCKPCCQPCCCKPCCCKPCCQPCCCKPCCQPCCCKPCCQPCCCKPCCCKPCCQPCCCQPCCKPCCCRPCLKPCCEPFCLNLCCQPACSGPVTCTRTCYQPTCVCVPGCLSQGCGSSCCEPCGC; via the coding sequence atgaccaactccTGCTGCTCCCCTTGCTGCCAGCCCACCTGCTGCAGGACCACCTGCTGCAGGACCACCTGCTGGACACCCAGCTGTGTgagcagctgctgccagccctgctgccagcccagctgctgtggctccagctgctgccagccttgCTGCCAGCCCACCTGCTGTAGGACCTGCTTCCAGCCAAGCTGTGTGAGCAGCTGCTGCCGCACACCCTGTTGCCAGCCctgctgctgtgtgtccagctgctgccagccttgctgccagcccagctgctgcaagccctgctgctgcaagccttgctgccagcccagctgctgcaaACCCTGCTGCTGCAaaccctgctgccagccctgctgctgcaagccctgctgccagccctgctgctgcaagccctgctgccagccctgctgctgcaagccctgctgccagccctgctgctgcaagccctgctgtcagccctgctgctgccagccctgctgctgccagccctgctgctgccagccctgctgcaagccctgctgccagccctgctgctgcaagccctgctgtcagccctgctgctgcaagccctgctgctgcaagccctgctgtcagccctgctgctgcaagccctgctgtcagccctgctgctgcaagccctgctgccagccctgctgctgcaagccctgctgccagccctgctgctgcaagccctgctgtcagccctgctgctgcaagccctgctgctgcaagccctgctgtcagccctgctgctgcaagccctgctgccagccctgctgctgcaagccctgctgccagctctgctgctgcaagccctgctgccagccctgctgctgcaagccctgttgctgcaagccctgctgccagccctgctgctgcaagccctgctgccagccctgctgctgcaagccctgctgtcagccctgctgctgcaagccctgctgctgcaagccctgctgtcAGCCCTGCTGCTGCCAGCCCTGTTGCAAGCCCTGTTGCTGCAGGCCCTGCCTCAAGCCCTGCTGTGAGCCCTTCTGCCTCAACCTGTGctgccagccagcttgctctggaccTGTGACCTGCACCAGGACTTGCTACCAgcccacatgtgtctgtgtgcctggctGCCTGTCCCAGGGCTGCGGGTCCAGCTGCTGCGAGCCCTGTGGCTGTTGA